The genomic region TGGAACGGTGCCGAGGGCGTGGAGATGTCTACGATCTCAAGCGCATTGTTGTTGTAACTGGTTACATAGGCATAATTCCCGGATACCGCCACATCGGTGGGACCGTCCAGGAGCGCCCCCCCGGTCCCGTTGACAATCCGGCCAACATGTTCCGGAACAAAAGGATTGCTTAAGTTCACTATCTCAAGGGCACTGCTGTTGTAACTGGCGATGTAGGCGTAATTATTCCGGACAGCTGCTTTGTAAGGGTTTTCCAGGAGGGCACCGTTCGCTCCGTTTGCAATGCTGCCAACGTGCCGTGGTGTGACACTCGCAGATTTCAGCATCAGTTCTGCACCGCTTGCGAAGTTGGTTCCTTCAAGAGCGGTGATCTCAACAGAACCGGTATTCCGGCCGGTCGATGGCGTGATGCTGCTCACCGTTGGATCGGTCTTCCAGCTTGTATTGAAGACCCAGAACTCCTGCGTATACCAGCCCGTGTTATTGAACGTGGCATTGTAATCCATCCACATCTTGAGTTTATACTGGCCGGTGGAACGGTTGACCGGGTTGCCCCAGCTGTTCTGGACGATCCAGTACTGGTTGGCGGGTGCGGGATCCGTCTTGTTGTATCCAATGAGGATCATGGCATGGCCGCTACCCTCTCCTGCGGATGAATTGTAATCCGTTGCATTCCACCGGTCCATGTCCCAGATGCCGTCTGGCTGTTTGCCCCAGAATTCAGGGTCAAATTCGTCCCAGGCAGTTTTGTTGGGCAGGTACATGGAATAGAAAATAACCTTGCCATCTACCAGTGCAAGGGTGATATTCTCCACAGCGGCAGTCTGGTTTGAGGATGGCGTTGCCAGTACCTTCTGTGCATCTATATGGTCAATCCCATAGTTCGGTCTGATGGTCATGAGGTTTTTTGGGAGCGTTGTCTGGACATTCCCGTTCGATCCCACGCTGGCGTCTTTATACGAAGCATTGTAGTTGCTCCAGGGAACCGCGAAGGGTCCGCCCTCGTAGGACTGGTTCACGCCCGTATTGTAGATCTCGGCAAACGTTGAGGGAAATCCCCCGGTGCAGGCCCAGTCATGGGGCTTTTTCATGTTGATATTGCCGTCCATGTAATTTGAATTGAAGAACTGGATCGACAACGGAGTGTAGGTGTTCTTGGATTTATTGAGGGTCTGGGCGAGAACGCCGGTGCCTGCCCATACCCAGCAGTTTCCGCATTGTCCCTGGTTCCACTCAGCATACGAGGTCTTGGGAAAGTTATTGGTAAGGTTCGTTGGAGCCACCGCTATTGTGGAGGTTGCATCATAAATCGTCACATTCTCATATGTCAGGTACTCTTCTTCGAGGTCTGCGTAGGAGAGATCGTCCATATATGCATCATCCGATGAATCGGCGGCCCCCAGAGGCAGAATATGGATCAGGAGTACCATGCAGAAGAGAATGATCGTCAGGGTTCTGGTGAGTGGATGCTGCTGCATAATCTTGCTCGGGGTTCAGAGAACAGCAGATTTATCCCAGCAATGCGGGATAACGTTATCGATATATCCAGACCGTTTATGAATCTGCCGTCTGCCTGTCAAGCATGGCGGGGTATGCCGGTGCAGATTCACCTGCCGCTCATTGCAGGTTTTTTCATGTGAGGCTGCCCCGATCCGCTCATCCGACGTTCAGGAGCCGGCCTTTGAGTTCCCCGGCATCTTCTTTCTTAGCCATCATCAGGGCTGAGATGACCGCATCGGAGAAGACCAGGGCATCGGTCTCGAAGAGCGTGCCCAGCGGGGCGAACGCGGATGCCACCGAGCGGTACTGCCCGGTCACCTGCCGCTCCTCGAACGTGGCCGTCTCTTTCCGGTAATATCCGGTGAGATCGCCGAGGTTGACAACGCAGTCTGCCATCCTGCCCATCGCTGAGTCCGGGGAGGCAGTCACCAGGCAGATCCGCCCCCCGAGATCCCTGACCGTTGTGCAGAACGTTGCCATGGTATGGGTCTCGCCCGATCCCGAGAAGACCACCAGCGTGTCGCCCGGCCGGAGGGCCGGGGTTATGGTCTCCCCTACGACATAAACGTCGAATCCCAGGTGAAGGAGCCTGAGGGCGAAGGCCCGGGAGATGATCCCGGACCGGCCTGCCCCGGCGATATAGATCCGCTTTGCCGCAAGGATCTCCCGGAAGAATGCCCGGGTCTCGCTGCGGTCCAGAAGAATTGCAGTTTTCCGGATGGACTCTGCCATCTGTTCCATGAATGTCGGGATATCGGACTCGCCGGGGATCTCTGGCATACCGGATTATTCTTCCCGGTTGGTATTGAGGGTGTCGATGGTGCGGCTTTTGCCAACGTGTATCCAACGGCAGACAACTACCTCAGGATCACGGATTCACCGGTCCTGCAGCTGAGCTGGTTTTGAATGGCTGATGGGGTCGCATGGGTACATTCTGCGCAACGGGACTCATCCCAAACCATGGGAATTATCCCTGGTTTTCCACAGTCTTTACGGTGAGAATATCGTTCTCTCCCATTCCTGGAAGAACCCTGCCGGTTGGAACGAAAATGTACTTTGTACCCACGTGACCCCCCTCAAGCGTCCTGCAAACTGAAGCAGTTTCACGGTAAAATTACGACGAAAAATCCCGTTGGAATGGTAATTGTGCCATGAGGGGGGTCGCATGGGTACAAACTGTATTTCCGATTATATCGCTGACAGCGGAAGTGCTGCGCTTTGGGAATCAGGAGTACCTGCCGGCGAGGGAAATTGCAGGGGAAATCGGGCCTGCCACATTACAAAAACGTGGGATTACCTATTGACAATTGTGAAAAAAAAGGTCGGATCAGCCGATATAGGTCAGTTCTTCATCTTTGAGTTTCTCGCCCTCGACCAGACCCTCGATGACCTTCTCCATCTCGGATGCCCGCTCGTTGAGCCTTGTCGGGTCGACCGGAACGCCGATCAGTTTCGAGAGGATCGCAAGAACGGAAGCTGCAGCCATCGGGTCCACGAGATACCCGCTCGTCTCGCCCATAAGACAGACCGCATCGATCCCGCGCCTGGCCGAAAGACCGAGCATGAGCCCGGCAGCCCCGATGATCCCGCCACCGGGTTCTTCTCGGTCGAACCGGACACCGGCAGCTTCCAGTTCGGGCCGGAGCTCGCTCTGATTCATCGCACCCAGCACCCGGGGTTCGTTCACCAAGTGGCCGACGCCGAACCCGCCAAGCGTGTAGATGCGTTTCACTTTCAGTTCTTCGGCAATCTCGCAGTAGGCATCCGCTAGAATGTAATGTCCCTCGTTCGAGGTACTCTGGTGGTCGCCGACCAGGAAGACGAGATCTTTTCCCTCTCCCTGGTACAGGAAAAGTTCGTTTCTTGCCAGCCGCACGAGGCCGTTCTCGTCCAGGATGACCTGGGGGGGAAGATAGATCGAGTGGAGCTCGCCAATCTTCTCCGCTTCGAGCACATGGATCATGTACTCGGCCACAAGTTTTCCCACCTGCCCGATACCGGGAAGGCCTTCAATGAGGATGGGATCTGTCAGTGTCTTGTCCTTGAAACTGTCAAGGTACGTGACGGTGATCTCCTCAATCATGCTTTACCATCCTCCGGTATTTCCCGTATTTGTCTTCAGGAGAGAACCGTGCCGGGTGGGCAACAGATGTCGGCCTGCCGCAGACCGGGCAGGTGAAAGAAAGAGTATAGGTATTATCTGCCGTACAGTGCCGGATTCGCCCGCTCATTGGCTCTTCCCGGACTTCGGCTTCTTGACAAGCTTGCCTTCACCGCCGGCCTTCTCGACAACGGCGATTGCGGCATTGGCTGCCTTCTCGATAGCCTTCTCGGCTTTCTTGTAATCAGGGGCGATGACCTTGATGCGGTATGTCGGCGCACCAAGGTAAAGAAGCTCAACCCCAACTCCCCCGGTCTTCTGATCGGCACCCGCCTTCTTGAGGGCGTTCTTGATGACGGTGATCCCGTCCGGCTCAGTACAGGTCAGGTGCAGGTGCCCGGTCACTTCCACCTGGGGCACTTTCACGCTCTCCTGCGCAACTTTCTGGAGAATCTCGGAGATCTTCTTGGAGAACCCGAGTTTCTTGAGTGTGGTCTCGGGCTCGACAACGATATCCTCGAAGACCGGGTAAAACGCCCCGTACTTCTTGAAAATAACGTCCTCGATCTCCGCAGCGGATTCCCCGGTCTGTTCTGCAACGAACCCTAGCCATTTCTGGGCCTTGGATTCGTTCTTCCACTCGCGGATCTTCTCGCGGCGCTGGTGCTCGTTGACGTCCTTTAAGGAAAGGTCGATGTGGCCACGGCTCCGGTCGACATTGAGGACCTTGCAGACGATCTTCTGGCCCTCCCGGATGTGGTCACGGATATACTTGATCCAGCCCGTTGCAATTTCAGAGATGGGGATGAGCCCCTGGCGGCCACCGTACTCATCGAGTGAGACGAACGCTACGAAATCCTTGACGTTCTCGACTGTGCAGACAACCAGTTCTGCTTCCTGTGGCCACTCTCTGTCCTGCATGGGAGGTCTCACTTGAGCTCTGAGACGATCTCAGCCTTGAAGTTGGCCTTGCCGCCGGTGGGGGTTGCAAGGTCGTGCCCGCAGACAACGCACTTGACGACCGTGCTTGCTTTCTCAAAGACGGTCTGTTCGTTCTCACAGTCAGGGCACTTTACCTTGTAGAATTTGCTCCGGTTTTCCCGAATCTGGCTTACCATGTTATGACTCCGTCAACTCGAATTTTGCGACACGGTAACCCTTGCGCAGGTGCGCCTTTCCGCAGGTGACACAGCGGTACCGGACATTGATCTTCTTCGTCGGCTTATCGCCGCCGGGCACCTTGGAGAACTTACCCATGTTGCCTACTCTGCCCCTGCGTGCCTTCTGGCGGTCAATCCAGTGGAGGCCCGTGGTTTTGCCTTTCTTTACCTTCTCGACCTCGTGTACCTGGTGGTTCCGGCAGAAAGGACAATAGGTTGTGAATT from uncultured Methanoregula sp. harbors:
- a CDS encoding proteasome assembly chaperone family protein; amino-acid sequence: MIEEITVTYLDSFKDKTLTDPILIEGLPGIGQVGKLVAEYMIHVLEAEKIGELHSIYLPPQVILDENGLVRLARNELFLYQGEGKDLVFLVGDHQSTSNEGHYILADAYCEIAEELKVKRIYTLGGFGVGHLVNEPRVLGAMNQSELRPELEAAGVRFDREEPGGGIIGAAGLMLGLSARRGIDAVCLMGETSGYLVDPMAAASVLAILSKLIGVPVDPTRLNERASEMEKVIEGLVEGEKLKDEELTYIG
- a CDS encoding 50S ribosomal protein L44e, with amino-acid sequence MKMPAKFTTYCPFCRNHQVHEVEKVKKGKTTGLHWIDRQKARRGRVGNMGKFSKVPGGDKPTKKINVRYRCVTCGKAHLRKGYRVAKFELTES
- a CDS encoding SIS domain-containing protein → MPEIPGESDIPTFMEQMAESIRKTAILLDRSETRAFFREILAAKRIYIAGAGRSGIISRAFALRLLHLGFDVYVVGETITPALRPGDTLVVFSGSGETHTMATFCTTVRDLGGRICLVTASPDSAMGRMADCVVNLGDLTGYYRKETATFEERQVTGQYRSVASAFAPLGTLFETDALVFSDAVISALMMAKKEDAGELKGRLLNVG
- a CDS encoding RNA-protein complex protein Nop10 — encoded protein: MSGRIRHCTADNTYTLSFTCPVCGRPTSVAHPARFSPEDKYGKYRRMVKHD
- a CDS encoding translation initiation factor IF-2 subunit alpha — its product is MQDREWPQEAELVVCTVENVKDFVAFVSLDEYGGRQGLIPISEIATGWIKYIRDHIREGQKIVCKVLNVDRSRGHIDLSLKDVNEHQRREKIREWKNESKAQKWLGFVAEQTGESAAEIEDVIFKKYGAFYPVFEDIVVEPETTLKKLGFSKKISEILQKVAQESVKVPQVEVTGHLHLTCTEPDGITVIKNALKKAGADQKTGGVGVELLYLGAPTYRIKVIAPDYKKAEKAIEKAANAAIAVVEKAGGEGKLVKKPKSGKSQ
- a CDS encoding 30S ribosomal protein S27e; the encoded protein is MVSQIRENRSKFYKVKCPDCENEQTVFEKASTVVKCVVCGHDLATPTGGKANFKAEIVSELK